In Bradyrhizobium symbiodeficiens, the genomic stretch CGGCGCCTGGAAGCCGAGCGCGGCGGCGTTCGCCGGAATGTCGTGGACGCGGCCATCGGTGATCAGGAACGCGCCGGCGACGCGGTCGACCGGCACGTCCGACAAGGCCGAGGCGAGGGCGCCGAACAGCTTGGTGCCGTCGGTCTCGCCGTCGGCCTGTGCGGCCTCGACGACGCGCACCTCCAGCCCCTTGATCTTCTTCAGGCCGTCGACCAGCGCTTCCTGCGCTTGCGCAGCTTCGCGATTGCGGTTGCCGAAATTCTGGCTCGGGCTCTTGTCGACGACGACGGCGGCCACCGAGGTGAGGGGATCGCGGTCCTCGCGGGTGAAGGAGGGATTGGCGAGCGCCAGCAGGAACAGCGCCAGCGCGGCCACGCGCACCGCCGCGCCGCGCGCGCGCGCCACCAGCAGCACGATCGCGATGACGACGATCGCGGCGAGCGCGATCCACAGCACGATCGCGGGGACAAGCGGTGTGAACGCGATACCGTAGTTCATATCGATCCTATTGCCCCAGCCGTTCGATCAGCGCGGGAGCATGCACCTGGTCGGCCTTGTAATTGCCGGTCAGCGTGTACATCACGATGTTGGCGCCGGCGCGGTAGGCGAATTCACGCTGGCGCGTGTCTCCGCCGGTCACCGGCAGCATGGCCTGGCCGTCGGGCCGCACCGCCCAGGCGCCGGCAAGGTCGTTCGAGGTGATGATGATCGGCGAGACGCCGTCGCCGCCGCGGGCCGGCCGCTGCGCGTTGTCCTCGTCGTCGTCGCGCGGCAGGGCCTCGACCCAGGTCTGGCCGGTGACGAAGCGGCCGGGGAAGTCGCGCAGCAAATAGAAGGTCTTGGTTAGCACGTGCTCGCGCGGCACCGGCTCCAGCTCGGGCACGTCGAGCGACGACAGGATCTCGCGCAGCGTCTGCATCCCCGGGGTCTGCGCGGCGCCGTTGGCGCCGGGCGGCGCTTCGATCGCGTCGCGGGTGTCGAACAGCACGGTGCCGCCCTGCTTCATGTAGGCGTCGATCTTGTTGATGGCGTCCTGCGGCGGCTTGGGCGCGCCCGGCACGATCGGCCAGTAGATCAGCGGGAAGAAGGCGAGTTCGTCGCGCGCGGGATCGATGCCGACGGGATCGCCAGCTTCGAGTGCGGTGCGCTGCGCCAGGAACAGCGTCAGTCCTGATAGCCCGGCCTTGACGATGGAATCGACGTCGGCATTGCCTGTCACGACATAGGCGAGGCGGGTCTGCGACGTCGCCTTCATCGCGAAATCGTCCGTAGCGCTGTCGGCGCGTGACGGCGCGGGCGAGAGTGAGGCGAACAGCAGGCCGAGCACGATCATCGCGGGCGCCGCACGGCGCCGCAGCAGCGCGGCGATCCCGCCGCCGAGCACCGCGACGATGATGGCGTCGACCAGGAATAGCGCCAGCGCCGTCGACAGCAGCCAGCCGCGCAGGTCCCGCGGCTCGGCATTGGTGTAGGTGGCGTGCCGGGCGCGCAGGCCCGTGGTATTCAGCGCGGCGATGCGGTCGGCGCTGGCAAGCGTGTTCACGGCGAGCGGTCCTTCGGCCGGGCCATAGAAGCCCGGCGGATGATCTGACGTGGCGCGGTCGCGGTAATCCGCGGGCAGCGGCTTTGCGGTGGCCGGCGGCGGCCCGAAGGCGCCGAAGCCGTCGAGGATGTGCAGCGGCGCCACCGTCTCAGCGGTCGCCTCGCCGGCGACGCCTGCGCCGGGTTTGGAGGTGTAGCCGGAGATGTCGACCACCCGCCGCAGCATTTCGACGAAGGTGCCTGACATCGGCAGATCCGACCAGCGCATGTCGGCGCTGACGTGGAACAGGCTGACCAGCCCCTTGCCGCGATGCTCGCCGGTCACCAGCGGCGTGCCGTCTTCCAGCGAGGCCCAGCTCTTGGTGGCGAGCACCGCATCGGGCTCGGCCAGCACCTGACGGCTCACGGTCACGTCCTTGGGGACCACGACGCCGGCAAACGGGCCGTCGGCGGCAAAGGAGGCCAGATGCTGCGGCTTCTCCCAGGTCAGGCTGCCGCCGAGCGTGCGGCCGCCCTTGCGCAGCTTGACCGGCACCAGATCGTCTTCGGCCTGCGCTAGCCGGGGGCCTGCGAACCGCACCAGCACGCCGCCCTGATCGATCCAGGCATTGAGGCGCTCGCGCAGCTCCGGCGCGATGGTGCCGACATCGGCGAGGATGATCATCGGCAGCTTCTGGTCCAAGAATTGTGTGATGCCCTGCTGCGGCGAGCCCTTGTCGGCGAGCCTGACGTCGGCGAAGGGCGCCAGCGCGCGGGTGAGGTAGAAGGTCGGCGCCAGCAGCGGCTGCGCGGTCTCGCTGGACGCGCCCGACACGATGCCGATGGCGCGGCGGCGCCAGCGCTTGTCGAGCAGCTGCACCGCGCCGGCGGAGCGCTCGCCCGAGATCTCGAGCCGTGTGATGTCGTTGCGCAGCTCGACCGGCAGATCGAACGCAGCGTCGGTCTCCTTGTCCTGCGGACCGAACGAGAAACGCGCCTCTCCGATCGGCGAAGCCTTCTGATCCAGCGCGCGCACGGTGCCGATCGCGATGCCGCTGTCGGTGCGCAGCACCTTCACCGTCATCTTCGCCGCCGCGTTCTCGGCCGCGACCAGCGCCAGCGGCGAGGAGGTGCCGCCTTCGAAGATGGTCAGGCTGCGATCGCCGATGGTCTTGCCGAGGCCGGCGACGAAGTCCTCGCCGCGGCCGGTGTCGACGCCGTCGGACAGCCAGGCGATCTCGCAATCGCCGGTGGCTTTCAGGAAACGATCGACCGCGGCCAGCGTCTCGACACGATCGATCGAATAGGGCTTTGGCGCGAGCTGCCGCAACGCGACGCGCGCGGCGCCCGCCGGCATCAGGGTGATGTCGCGGTTCGGCTCGGACAGCGGCACCAGCGCGATCGCGCGGCGGTCGTTGTCGGCATTGGCGATCAGCTCGTCGGCGGCCCTGATCCTGACGTCCCAGTGCGACGCCGCGCTCCAGCCGTCGTCGAGCATGATCATCAGCGGCGCCTTGCTGTCGGCTGCGCCCGTTTGCGGATTCCAGATCGGGCCGGCGGCCGCGAAGATGACGAGAGCCGCAGCCAGGAGGCGCAATGCGGTCAGCCACCACGGCGTCCGCGAGGGTGTCTCCTCCCGCGGGGCGATGTCGAACAGCAGGCGCGTCGGCGGAAACTCGATGCGGCGCGGCCGTGGCGGCATGACGCGCAACAGCCACCACAGCACCGGCAGGCTGACGAGGCCGATCAGGAGCAGCGGTTCGGTGAAGGCGAGCGGCAGTCCCATCATGCGGCCGGCCCCGCCTTGATCGTCGTGGTGCGGGCGCCCGATTTGCTCACCTGCATGCCGGCATGCAGGAACAGCAGCAGCTCCGCGGCGGAGCGGTCGGTGGCGTGCGTGGTGAACAGCCAGTCCAGCTTGTTGGTCTCGGCGCGAATCTGGTCGCGGTGCAGCGCCAGCCGCGTGGTGTAATCCTGCGCCCAGCTTTCGGCGCGGCCGGCGGTGATGACGCCGAAGCCTTCCGGCTCGACGAACTCGACGCGGCCGGAATAGGGGAACGATTCCTCGGCGGGATCGACGATCTGCACCAGCGTGCCATGCGCGCCGGAGCCTGAGAGGCCTGCGAGCGTCGTCCTGATCTCCGCGATCGGCGACCAGAAGTCCGACAGCACGATCGTCTCGGCCAGCGCCGCCGGCACGAAGGACGGCGGCAGGCTCAGCCGGTCGGCATCGTCATGCAGCATCGCCTGCGCCATCTTGTCGATGATGCTGCGGCTCGTGGTCGGCGCCATCAGGCCGGGAATGCCGACGCGTTCGCCGCCGGCGACGAGCAACTCGGCCAGCGCGAAGGCGACGATCAGCGTGCGCTCGAGTTTTGACTCGCGCGCGGTCTTCGAGGCGAACGCCATCGACGGCGAACGATCCGGCCAGATCCACACCGTGTGCGAGGCTTCCCATTCGAGCTCGCGGACATAGAGATGGTCGTCGCGCGCCGAGCGGCGCCAATCGACGTTCTGCGCCGGCTCGCCGGAGACGAAGCGGCGGTATTGCCAGAAATTCTCGCCGGAGCCGGCGCGGCGGCGGCCGTGCAGGCCATGGATGACGTTGGCGGCGATGCGGCGGGCTTCGAGCACCAGGCGCGGCAAGGAGGCTGCGAGCGTGCGGCTTTCGCCATCGGCACGTCGGATCGCGATGATCTCCTTCGCTGGGTGCCCGTTCTCCGCTGCCATCAACCGATCCGCGTCTTGAGCTGCTTGATCACGTCCGGAATCGTGCGGCCTTCGGCGCGCGCCTGGAACGTCAGCGCCATACGGTGCTTCAGCACGGGTTCGGCGAGGTCGAGCACGTCGTCGACCGAGGGCGCCAGCCGTCCGTCGATCAGCGCACGCGCGCGCACCGCCAGCATCAGCGATTGGCTGGCGCGCGGGCCGGGGCCCCAGGCGATGAACTTGCCGGCTTCGCCGGCGTCCGAACCCGGGCGGGCCGAGCGCACCAGCGACAGGATCGCCTCCACCACGGAATCGCCGACCGGCAGGCGCCGGATCAGCCGCTGCGCGGTGATCAGCGCGTCCGCCGTCATCGATCCTTTCGCCAGCGTTTCCTCGGCGCCGGTGGTCTCGAACAGGATGCGGCGCTCGGCGTCGCGATCGGGATAGTCGACGTCGATCTCCATCAGGAAACGGTCGAGCTGGGCTTCGGGCAGCGGATAGGTGCCCTCCTGCTCCAGCGGGTTCTGCGTCGCGAGCACGTGGAACGGCTTCGGCAGATCGTGGCGCGCGCCGGCCACCGTGATGTGCTGCTCCTGCATCGCCTGCAGCAGCGCCGATTGCGTGCGCGGGCTGGCGCGGTTGATCTCGTCGGCCATCAGAAGCTGCGCGAACACCGGACCCGAGATGAAGCGGAAGGCGCGCTTGCCTGCGGTGCTCTCGTCCAGCACCTCGGCGCCGAGAATGTCCGACGGCATCAGGTCGGGCGTGAACTGGATGCGCTTGGCATCCAGGCCGAGCGTGACGCCGAGCGTTTCGACCAGCTTGGTCTTGGCAAGGCCGGGCACGCCGATCAGCAGCGCATGGCCGCCGGAAAGGATCGTGACCAGCGTGTTCTCGATCACGCGATCCTGGCCGAAGATGACGGACCCGATCGCATCCTTCGCCGCGCGAATCTGGCTCGACACCTGCTCGGCCGAACGAACGATCCCGTCCTCGAGTTTCTCGACACTCTCCGCCATCAGTCTAGCTCCTTCAGCCCGCCATGCTGCTTGCCTGGGCCGTCATGTCATCGCATTTGGTCATCACGTCAGATCATGGCGCCTATGCTAGACTTGCAGGAAGGCCATGTATTCGTTGAATTAACCTATCCCCACCTTATCGGCTTCGGGTTATGTACGGCATCACGAAGTGGCGACCTTGCACACCGGACTAATCCGGGGTGGAACCGTGCACCCGAGTACAACGTAGACCTGCACCAATCGTGCCAAAGGACAAAGTCAGGGCAAACCATGGCGAACCAAGGGCAGAGTGCCGATCGCGGTCTTGAGGGGCTGACTGCTGCCGCCAAAAGTGCTGCCAATAGCGAAGGCGCCAAGAAGGGGCTGCCTCCGGTGCATCTGTGGAATCCGCCGTTTTGCGGCGATCTCGACATCCGAATCGCCTCAGATGGTACTTGGTTCTACTTGGGCACGCCAATCGGGCGTCCCGCTCTGGTCCGGCTGTTCTCGACCGTCCTCAAGCGCGAGGGCGACAAGCATTTCCTGGTCACGCCGGTGGAGAAGGTCGGCATCCGCGTCGACGATGCGCCTTTCATGGCGGTCGAGATGCAGAAGGACGGCGAGGGAGAGCATCGCGTGCTGCGCTTCCGCACCAATGTCGATGACTGGGTCACCTGCGATGCCGCGCATGGCTTGCGTTTCGAGCAGGCCGAGGACGGCGGGCTGACGCCGTACCTGCATGTTCGCGCCGATCTCTGGGCCAAGGTCACACGAGCGCTCTACTACGATCTGGTTGACATGGGCGAGGAGCGGATGGTCGATGGCCAGCCGATGTTCGGCGTCGAATCATCGGGCGAATTCTTCGCCATGGCCGATGCGGAGCAGGTGAGGGCCGCGCTTTGAACAAGCCTATCCTGAAAAGCGATCCTGTCGCCGTCGGCGCGGCGGATTTCTTCGCCCGCTCGAAGACGAAGCTCGGCTTCGACGTTCCGCTCGGCCTCTACGATCCGAACATCATTCCGGCTTCGGGCGATCCCGGCACCGACAAGATGCTCGAGATCGTCGCGCGCGAGCAGCCGGTGCGCCCCGCGGCGGTCCTGATCGCGGTGGTCGATCATCCCGAGCCGACCATCCTGCTGACACAGCGCTCGGCGCATCTCAACGACCATGCCGGCCAGATCGCTTTCCCCGGCGGCAAGATCGACGCGACCGATTCCTCGCCGCTGGACGCGGCGCTGCGCGAGGCCGAGGAGGAGGTCGGGTTGTCCAGAGACTTCGTCGAGCCGCTCGGCTATCTCGATCTCTACGGCACCGCCTTCGGTTTCCGCATCCTGCCGACGGTCGCGAGGGTCAGGCCCGGCTTCGAGCTCACCATCAACCGTTCCGAGGTTGATGACGCGTTCGAGGTGCCGCTATCCTTCCTGATGAATCCGGTGAACCATCAGGTGCACAGCAAGGAATTCCGCGGCATGGAGCGGTCCTATTACGCGATGCCGTTCGCGGAACGCTACATCTGGGGCGCGACGGCGGGCATGCTGCGTGTGCTCTATGAGCGGATCTATTCATCATGATCCGGCCGGTTCTGACCGAGATCGGAATCTTCCTCGTTCCCTTTGCCGTCTATGCGCTGTTCCTGGCCGCGACGCGCTCCGGCCTGTTCGCGCGATCGTCCTGGCCGGTGACCGTCGTTGCGCGGCTCGTCCTTGCCGCGCTGGTGCTGGTGATCGCGGGGCTGATCGGCTTTGCGCATTTCTCCGGCGCCGCCCCGGATTCGACCTACGTTCCCGCCCATATCGAGAACGGCCGGCTGGTGCCGGGCGTGGAAAAATAGGGGCCGCACGATGAGCGCGGAGCCGATATTTGCCCCGATTCTTGCCGATGCGCCCTGGCTGACCGCAGGCGGGACCGCGCGCGTCCTGCAATTGCTCAACGCTGACGGCGAAGAGGCGCGGGTGGTCGGCGGCGCCGTGCGCAACGCGCTGCTCGGCCTGACGCCCGGCGACATCGACATCGCGACCACGGCGCGGCCGGAGGAGGTGATCCGGCGCGCCAAGGCTGCCGGCATCAAGAGCGTGCCGACCGGCATCGACCACGGCACAGTCACGCTGGTCATCGACAGCCACCCCTATGAAGTCACCACGCTGCGCGAGGACACCGAGACCTTCGGCCGCAAGGCCAAGGTCGCGTTCGGACGCGACTGGGTGAAGGACGCCGAGCGGCGCGACTTCACCATGAACGGCCTGTCGGTCGATGCGCGCGGCGTCGTCTACGACCATGTCGGCGGCATCGCGGATGCCAAAGCGCGCCGCGTGCGCTTCATCGGCGATCCCGACCAGCGCATCGCGGAGGATTATCTGCGTATCCTGCGCTTCTTCCGCATCCACGCCGCCTTCGGTGCCGGCGATCCCGACCGCGACGGCTATCTCGCTTGCATCCGGGGGCGTGCGGGTCTGGCCAACCTCTCGGCCGAGCGGGTGCGGATGGAGATGCTGAAGCTGCTGGTGGCCGGCGGCGCGTCCGCGGCAGTGCTGGCCATGGCCGAGGGCGGATTGCTGCAGGCGCTGACCGGCGGCGTCGCCTATACCGGGCCGCTGTCGGCGATGATCGCGATCGAGCGCGAGCTCGGCCTCGCTGCAAGCAGCACGCGGCGCCTCGCCGCGCTGACCGTCGCCGTGACCGAAGATGCCAAGCGGGTCGCCGCGCGGCTGCGGCTCTCCAATGCCGAAACCAAGGCACTGGATTCGATGGGCCATCGCTGGTGGCGCTTCGCCACCAAGGACGAGGCCAATGGGCGGCGTCTGCTCTATCGGCTCGGCCCCGAACGTTATCACGATCGTGTGTTGCTGGGCTGGGCGCGGGCCGGTGGCGACGTCACCTCGACGCACTGGCGCGCGCTCGCCGAACTGCCGCAGCGCTGGACTGCGCCGAAATTTCCGCTCAAGGCCGCCGACTTCATCGCGCGCGGTCTGGCGGAGGGACCCGCGCTTGGACATGTGTTGACGCTCGCCGAGGACGCTTGGCTTGCGGCGGATTTTCCACTAGATGATGCCGCGCTCGCTACCATCGCCGATCAAGCTGCGGCCCGCATCAGCCGCGATGAGAGAACGTGACCATCGTCTCAGGCTTCGCCGACATCTCGATCTTTCAGCTCCTGCTGGTCGCGTTGATGGCGTTGTTTGCTTCGATCATCGGTGGTCTCGCCGGCTATGGCACCGGCGCCCTGATGCCGCTGGTGCTGGTGCCGCTGGTCGGCGCCGAGCCCGTGGTGCCGATCATCGCGATCTCCGCGATGTTCACCAATTCGAGCCGTGCACTCGCCTATATTCGTTATGCCGATCGCCGCCGCGCGCTGATCGTGCTCGCCTGCGCAGGCCTGACGACCGCACTCGGCGCCTATGGCTATACCCGCCTCACCAACGCCGGCGCGGCACTGGTGATCGGCTCGATGCTGATCCTCAGCGTGCCGCTGCGCCGCGTGCTCCGCCGCCGAAAGGTCAGGATCGGCGACAGCGGCCTTGCCGCTGGCTCGGTGGGTTACGGCGTGCTGGTCGGCGGTACCTCCGGCTCCGGCGTGATCCTGCTCTCGCTCCTGATGGCCGCGGGCCTCGAAGGCGCCGCCGTGATCGCAACGGACGCCATGATCTCGCTCGGTACCGGCCTGATCAAGATCTCGGTGTTCGGCCTGGCCGGCGCCGTCACCGCGCAGGTGCTCGCCCTCGCGCTGCTGATCGGCGCGATCGCGATCCCCGGCGCGTTCCTGGCAAAAGCTTTTGTGGAGCGGATGCCGCTGCACATCCACACCGCGATCCTCGATGTCGCGGTGATCACCGGCGGGCTGGTGATGATTTCAGCGGCGGCGAGGCAGCTGATCGCGTAGACGACCCGGCTCAGCGCACAGTCGCATCGGGCGCCGCGTTCAACGGCGCTCCCCCGACCGATATCGGGCCGGTCGGGGCCGTTGGGCGCGGTGGCTTCTTTTGCTTCGGGGCGAGGCGCGCTGTTGCAGCGGGCGCAACGGGAGGCATTGAAGCCGATGGCATCGCGGCACTGGGGGCAGCCAGCGGAGCCGGTGTGACCGATGCCTGCGGGGCCGGGCTCCTCACTGCGTCAATTTTCGAGCTGAGGTTGGCAAGTTGACTTACGATCGCCTTCAATTGCTCTTGCTGATCGGCGATGGCCCTGTCGATCGCCGCCAGGTCGTCGGCCGTCTTTTGTTGCGCGGCGAGCAGGTCAGTCATGATCGCCTTGTCATTGGATCTGCTGTCGGCATCCCCATCCTCGCGTCCGGCGGACTGACTGAACAATCCCGGGTTCAGCCAGACGTAACCTGCCCCTGCGCCTGCGAGCGCCAGGACAACGACCACGAAGAGCGCGAACGGCCATCGGCGACGCGGCGCGGGCACCAAGGGCGGTGGGTCCACAACTGGCCAATTCGGAGGCGATTCGATGCTCATCCGAACGTCCTAGTCAGCCTTTTCGTCCAACGCAATTGGTGCGGCAGCGATCGGCAGCCGTGAGCAAGGGACGCCCGGCAGCACCGCGCTGCGGTCGCCGATGCCGATGGACGTGATCGGGTCAGCGCTGCCGGATCGGCAAGACGCCGCTTTCGCTTCGGCATTCTGGCACGCGATAACGGCTTGCGCCGCGATGGCTATTCCTGCCTGCCTGGAGGCATCTCAAGGACCTGTTTGAGCAGCGTCGGATGGCCAAGCACGGCGTGCAGTTCGGATCTGTCGAGCCAGGCAGCGGCATCCTCCTGGCTTTCGCATTGCTCGACCTTGGCGGTTGCGGTCGCAAGAGGCACGTCGACGAGCCCAAATCTGCGCGGGCTGGCAGGCGACAGCGAGCCCAGATGCTCGGCCAGCAATTCAGGGTCCCGGCCGAGCTGGTGTAGAGCCCCGGCCATTTCAGTGCGCTCGGATGCGGCGAGCTCGTTCGCGCGCAGCACCACGGCAGGCGAGCTGTTGGTTTCCGGCGTGGCAAAGACTCCGGGCGCGCTCAGCCGCGAAGAGGTGATGATCCCCAACGGGATCGAAAGCAGCAGTCCCAGCACCACCGGCGACATCCAGAGCAGCAGGGGCAAGGAGACCGCATAGGCGCAGAGCGACAGGGCGAGGCCGAACAGTGTCGGTCCGGCGAGCTTTCGATAGACTTCGCCGCGGGCAGGCCGTCCATCGCCTCGGCGCTGCACTTGCCAGCCTGCGTCCCGGCCGGCGAGAATTTCCACGACGGCCTTGGTCTGGAGGATCATCATGCAGGGCGCTAGCAATGCAGCCACGAACGTCTCGCAAACGACACCCGCCAGAGCACGAAAGCTTCCTGCAAATCCGGCTCGTTCGTCACGATTGCTGATCAGAACCAGATAGGCCAGCAGCTTCGGCAGGATCAGAAGCCCCATTGTCGCGGCAAAGACCCAGGCCGCAAGCACCGGGTCCTGTTGCGGCCAGCTGGGAAACAAACTGAAGCCCTTCGGAAAGTATTCGGGCCGGATGAAGTGCGCCTGCAGCGAGATGAGCAGACCGAGCAACAGGAACAGAAGCCAGAGCGGCGCCGTCACGTAGGAGCCGATGCCGGTGAGCAGATGCAGCCTCGAAACCCAGTGCAGCCCGCGCGCCGGCAGAACCGCGAGATGCTGCAGGTTTCCCTGGCACCAGCGACGGTCTCTCCCCGCAAAGTCCAGCAGCGACGGCGGGACCTCTTCGAAGCTGCCGCGAACCGCCGGGACCATATAGATCCCCCAGCCGGCGCGGCGCATCAACGCGGCCTCGACAAAATCATGGCTGAGGATGTGTCCTCCGAAAGGTTTGCGACCGCGGAGTTCGGGCAGTCCGGCCTCCGCAGCGAAGGCCTGTATCCGGATGATGGCGTTGTGGCCCCAATAGTTGCTGTCGCCGCCGTGCCACCAGGCATTGCCCGCCGTGATGAGGGGACCGTACACGCGTCCCGAAAATTGCTGCAGCCTGCTGAACAGGGTGCGCGCGTTGACGATGACAGGCTGCGTCTGCATCAGCGCGCAAGTGGGGTGGCGTTCCATCGCGTGGACGATGCGAACGATCGTGTCAGCCTCCATGAGGCTGTCCGCGTCGAGGACGATCATGTGATCATAGGCCGCGCCAAACCTGGTGACCCAGTCGGCGATGTTTCCGGACTTCCGCGCGGTGTTGTCGGAGCGATGCCGGTAGTACAGCCGATCTCCGCCGCAGGCACGGCGCAGCTGGATGAAGGCCATCTCTTCGCTGATCCAGACGTCCGGGTCGGTCGTATCGCTCAGCAAGAACCAGTCGAATTGTGCGCCATATCCGGTCGCTTCGACGGATTCATACATTGCGCGCAGCCGGGCCATCACATGATGGGGGTCCTCGTTATAGGTCGGCATCAGCATGGCGGTGCGCGTGGTGATGGGAGGCAGCGGGTCTGTCGTGTCGATCGGCAGGCTGACCTGGCCGCGCGTCAGCAGCACGAAAAATCCGGCAAGGGCGGACATGAACGAGAACGCGACCCAGGCGAGCAGCACAAGGAACAGGCCGAGCAGCAGCGCCTCGAGAAAGGTGACACCGCCAATTTTCACCACGTCGTACATGCCGTAGGCGCCTGCAAGCGTCAGCAAGGCCGTACCGGCAAAGATGAAGAGACGGCGAGCCGTCAGGCTAGCGCTCGCCGGCGCTTGCGATTGCCGGACGCCGGCTGCGTGATCCAGCCTGCACGGCAGC encodes the following:
- a CDS encoding DUF1285 domain-containing protein; the protein is MANQGQSADRGLEGLTAAAKSAANSEGAKKGLPPVHLWNPPFCGDLDIRIASDGTWFYLGTPIGRPALVRLFSTVLKREGDKHFLVTPVEKVGIRVDDAPFMAVEMQKDGEGEHRVLRFRTNVDDWVTCDAAHGLRFEQAEDGGLTPYLHVRADLWAKVTRALYYDLVDMGEERMVDGQPMFGVESSGEFFAMADAEQVRAAL
- a CDS encoding AAA family ATPase, producing the protein MAESVEKLEDGIVRSAEQVSSQIRAAKDAIGSVIFGQDRVIENTLVTILSGGHALLIGVPGLAKTKLVETLGVTLGLDAKRIQFTPDLMPSDILGAEVLDESTAGKRAFRFISGPVFAQLLMADEINRASPRTQSALLQAMQEQHITVAGARHDLPKPFHVLATQNPLEQEGTYPLPEAQLDRFLMEIDVDYPDRDAERRILFETTGAEETLAKGSMTADALITAQRLIRRLPVGDSVVEAILSLVRSARPGSDAGEAGKFIAWGPGPRASQSLMLAVRARALIDGRLAPSVDDVLDLAEPVLKHRMALTFQARAEGRTIPDVIKQLKTRIG
- a CDS encoding sulfite exporter TauE/SafE family protein, with product MTIVSGFADISIFQLLLVALMALFASIIGGLAGYGTGALMPLVLVPLVGAEPVVPIIAISAMFTNSSRALAYIRYADRRRALIVLACAGLTTALGAYGYTRLTNAGAALVIGSMLILSVPLRRVLRRRKVRIGDSGLAAGSVGYGVLVGGTSGSGVILLSLLMAAGLEGAAVIATDAMISLGTGLIKISVFGLAGAVTAQVLALALLIGAIAIPGAFLAKAFVERMPLHIHTAILDVAVITGGLVMISAAARQLIA
- a CDS encoding DUF6111 family protein, yielding MIRPVLTEIGIFLVPFAVYALFLAATRSGLFARSSWPVTVVARLVLAALVLVIAGLIGFAHFSGAAPDSTYVPAHIENGRLVPGVEK
- a CDS encoding DUF4159 domain-containing protein, which gives rise to MMGLPLAFTEPLLLIGLVSLPVLWWLLRVMPPRPRRIEFPPTRLLFDIAPREETPSRTPWWLTALRLLAAALVIFAAAGPIWNPQTGAADSKAPLMIMLDDGWSAASHWDVRIRAADELIANADNDRRAIALVPLSEPNRDITLMPAGAARVALRQLAPKPYSIDRVETLAAVDRFLKATGDCEIAWLSDGVDTGRGEDFVAGLGKTIGDRSLTIFEGGTSSPLALVAAENAAAKMTVKVLRTDSGIAIGTVRALDQKASPIGEARFSFGPQDKETDAAFDLPVELRNDITRLEISGERSAGAVQLLDKRWRRRAIGIVSGASSETAQPLLAPTFYLTRALAPFADVRLADKGSPQQGITQFLDQKLPMIILADVGTIAPELRERLNAWIDQGGVLVRFAGPRLAQAEDDLVPVKLRKGGRTLGGSLTWEKPQHLASFAADGPFAGVVVPKDVTVSRQVLAEPDAVLATKSWASLEDGTPLVTGEHRGKGLVSLFHVSADMRWSDLPMSGTFVEMLRRVVDISGYTSKPGAGVAGEATAETVAPLHILDGFGAFGPPPATAKPLPADYRDRATSDHPPGFYGPAEGPLAVNTLASADRIAALNTTGLRARHATYTNAEPRDLRGWLLSTALALFLVDAIIVAVLGGGIAALLRRRAAPAMIVLGLLFASLSPAPSRADSATDDFAMKATSQTRLAYVVTGNADVDSIVKAGLSGLTLFLAQRTALEAGDPVGIDPARDELAFFPLIYWPIVPGAPKPPQDAINKIDAYMKQGGTVLFDTRDAIEAPPGANGAAQTPGMQTLREILSSLDVPELEPVPREHVLTKTFYLLRDFPGRFVTGQTWVEALPRDDDEDNAQRPARGGDGVSPIIITSNDLAGAWAVRPDGQAMLPVTGGDTRQREFAYRAGANIVMYTLTGNYKADQVHAPALIERLGQ
- a CDS encoding CoA pyrophosphatase codes for the protein MNKPILKSDPVAVGAADFFARSKTKLGFDVPLGLYDPNIIPASGDPGTDKMLEIVAREQPVRPAAVLIAVVDHPEPTILLTQRSAHLNDHAGQIAFPGGKIDATDSSPLDAALREAEEEVGLSRDFVEPLGYLDLYGTAFGFRILPTVARVRPGFELTINRSEVDDAFEVPLSFLMNPVNHQVHSKEFRGMERSYYAMPFAERYIWGATAGMLRVLYERIYSS
- a CDS encoding CCA tRNA nucleotidyltransferase, with product MSAEPIFAPILADAPWLTAGGTARVLQLLNADGEEARVVGGAVRNALLGLTPGDIDIATTARPEEVIRRAKAAGIKSVPTGIDHGTVTLVIDSHPYEVTTLREDTETFGRKAKVAFGRDWVKDAERRDFTMNGLSVDARGVVYDHVGGIADAKARRVRFIGDPDQRIAEDYLRILRFFRIHAAFGAGDPDRDGYLACIRGRAGLANLSAERVRMEMLKLLVAGGASAAVLAMAEGGLLQALTGGVAYTGPLSAMIAIERELGLAASSTRRLAALTVAVTEDAKRVAARLRLSNAETKALDSMGHRWWRFATKDEANGRRLLYRLGPERYHDRVLLGWARAGGDVTSTHWRALAELPQRWTAPKFPLKAADFIARGLAEGPALGHVLTLAEDAWLAADFPLDDAALATIADQAAARISRDERT
- a CDS encoding DUF58 domain-containing protein, with translation MAAENGHPAKEIIAIRRADGESRTLAASLPRLVLEARRIAANVIHGLHGRRRAGSGENFWQYRRFVSGEPAQNVDWRRSARDDHLYVRELEWEASHTVWIWPDRSPSMAFASKTARESKLERTLIVAFALAELLVAGGERVGIPGLMAPTTSRSIIDKMAQAMLHDDADRLSLPPSFVPAALAETIVLSDFWSPIAEIRTTLAGLSGSGAHGTLVQIVDPAEESFPYSGRVEFVEPEGFGVITAGRAESWAQDYTTRLALHRDQIRAETNKLDWLFTTHATDRSAAELLLFLHAGMQVSKSGARTTTIKAGPAA
- the mdoH gene encoding glucans biosynthesis glucosyltransferase MdoH; this translates as MDALKRSQAPLPSAPARPFLPPESPLTMLPCRLDHAAGVRQSQAPASASLTARRLFIFAGTALLTLAGAYGMYDVVKIGGVTFLEALLLGLFLVLLAWVAFSFMSALAGFFVLLTRGQVSLPIDTTDPLPPITTRTAMLMPTYNEDPHHVMARLRAMYESVEATGYGAQFDWFLLSDTTDPDVWISEEMAFIQLRRACGGDRLYYRHRSDNTARKSGNIADWVTRFGAAYDHMIVLDADSLMEADTIVRIVHAMERHPTCALMQTQPVIVNARTLFSRLQQFSGRVYGPLITAGNAWWHGGDSNYWGHNAIIRIQAFAAEAGLPELRGRKPFGGHILSHDFVEAALMRRAGWGIYMVPAVRGSFEEVPPSLLDFAGRDRRWCQGNLQHLAVLPARGLHWVSRLHLLTGIGSYVTAPLWLLFLLLGLLISLQAHFIRPEYFPKGFSLFPSWPQQDPVLAAWVFAATMGLLILPKLLAYLVLISNRDERAGFAGSFRALAGVVCETFVAALLAPCMMILQTKAVVEILAGRDAGWQVQRRGDGRPARGEVYRKLAGPTLFGLALSLCAYAVSLPLLLWMSPVVLGLLLSIPLGIITSSRLSAPGVFATPETNSSPAVVLRANELAASERTEMAGALHQLGRDPELLAEHLGSLSPASPRRFGLVDVPLATATAKVEQCESQEDAAAWLDRSELHAVLGHPTLLKQVLEMPPGRQE